The Salmo salar chromosome ssa02, Ssal_v3.1, whole genome shotgun sequence genome segment acatcatttatgtatacagagaaaagagttggcccaagaattgaaccctgtggtacccccatagagactgccagaggtccagacagtaggccctccgatttgacacactgaactctgtcagagaagtagttggtgaaccaggcgacgcaatcgtttgagaaaccaaggctactgagtctgccgatgaggatgtggtgattaacagagtcaaaagctttggccaggtcaatgaatacggcagcacagtattgtttcttatcgatggcggttacgatgtcgtttaggaccttgagcgtggctgaggtgcacccatgaccagctctgaaaccagattgcatagcggagagggtgcggtgggattcgaaatggtcggtaatctgtttgttaacttggctttcgaagaccttagaaaggcagggtaggatggatataggtctgtagcaatttgggtcaagagtgtcacctcctttgaagagggggatgacagcagctgctttccaatctatgggaatctcagacgacacgaaagagaggttgaacaggctagtaataggggttgcaataatttcggcagataattttagaaaaaaagggtccagattgtcaagcccagctgatttgtaggggtccagattttgcagctctttcagaacatcagctgaatggatttgggagaaggagaaatgggggaggcttgggcgagtagctgtggggggtgcagtgctgttgaatgcagtaggggtagttaggtggaaagcatggccagccgtagaaaaatacttgttgaaattctcaattatagtgggcttatcggtggtgacagagtttcctatcctcagtgcagtgggcagttgggaggaggtgttcttattctccatggactttacaatgtcccaaaactttttagagttggagttgcacgaagcgaatttctgtttgaaaaagctagccttggcgtttctaactgcctgtgtgtattggtttctaacttccctaaaaagttgcatatcgcgggggcagttcgatgctaatgcagaacgccacaggatatttttgtgttggttaagggcagtcaggtctggggagaaccaagggctatatctgttcctggttctaaatttcttgaaaggggcatgcttatttaagatggagaggaaggcatttaaaaaaaataaccaggcatcctctactgacgggatgaggtcaatatccttccaggataccagggccaggtcgattagaaaggcttgctcgttgaaatgtttcagggagcgtttgacagtgatgagtggtgaGCCTTGatgagtcatcaaggcaaagggtggctactttgacgaatataaaaaatattttgatttgtttaacactttttgggttactacatgattccatgtgttatttcatagttttgatgtcttcactattattctatgtagaaaatagtaaaaataaagaaaaacccttgaatgagtaggtgttttccaaactgttgactggtactgtatatattttcagCCAGCTCATCTGCTAAGCTGTTTACTTCAGACTGTGAGAACAGTTTGAGGCAGCTATATCGCTGTCAGCAATATGAGTGGATAAGATTATTGAAATACTTGTATGGTGTAATATAAGTCCTAAGAATCCTACTGAACCATTTTATCTAACGGAAATGTGAGACAAATAAAATTGCCTCCAGAATCTTCAATATATTCCACTGTAGATAAATAACACATTCAATTTAACAGTTTTATGAGCTGTTATTGAAAGCCTAAATGTGTGTTCTAGCTTTAAAATATTAATTTAATATGGTTCCACTAAGGTGAAACAAGTTCTACaactgcatcatcgagagcatcctgactggttgcatcaccgcctggtatggcaactaaacgtaaggtgctacagagggtagtgcttatggcccagtacatcaccgtggccaagcttcctgccatccaggacctatatactaggcgatgtcagaggaaggcccagcattttttcaaagactccagtcaccaaagtcatagactgttctctctgtttcagcacggcaagtggtaccagtgcgccaagtctaagtccaaaaggctccttaacagcttctacccccaagccataaaactgccgAACAATTAATCCAATTGGAGACGGCTACAGTGGCATATCCCATCCCTGCATTGAGGTTCGTTTTCTGACCCATCTGTCTTAATGTAACCATGATTGCGTTCTGACCCAACTGTTGTTCAATGTAACGGTAGGGTCAGTATCTTCTGCCAGCAATAACACCAAGTAAGCTCGCTAGCTACTAACAAAGGTGGTGGTAAATGCTCGCCGACTTCCTCTGTTAGTAACAAAAaaaagcttgctagctaacactaGATCAGTTATTGGCCCTCagtcaggggcggaaatcgcgggggggacgggggggacacgacccccccatcctgggaaaaatatgatttgtccccccccaatatatcactgaaacataactatgtaatttaaataatattaataatacgcaatgaaagcaattgtgctgattatagacacttaacagcgcgtttttaagtttcaaaagattgcgacccccccacccttttcctcacaatggtttgatccactggcaaggtaacagaggggtcgtagccactgtctgaaaggcactcaatgaacgtaactgacgtgaggttaatccagtcaatcgcgcacacacactagctgaatatgcacagctagcgcgcaaatattaactattaagctagctagtacctattccatttatgtggcctcgtcaaagatggaatctttgctatggtcaatttattccgagatcagcatgcagatgacgtaaattagtgcttcaaagtccctgtgataaggttagcgataaactgatttaacccaggtagcaaagattatagcaaacaccactgaaactgaattggtgctcgctagctttgcaaattcagctattgttggaagccagccaatatgaaacaaactattaaaattacaaaaggttgcagcatatgttgtgtaaatggtgaactcatacagctgtcaactcttgtcattttaatccgtttcacatttgctagctaccttttagatcgaagcccaaatagaatgataaaagataagatgatagaagcccatctcctactgtaaataacctacacactgtgtgtgtgtagccaggtagaaaaatggcagatatgcagggacagactggcagagacagggagtctcaggtaagtttgttgagtctttgtttggcaacattatgaaaggttctccattttttttaacttgtaaaataggaacataattggaaaatgccatgaatacccccactctcaacttaaactgttgactgaactaagatttgttaaaggcaatggtattgctgttgtgaatagttgtgtagttttgggtaccggtagttaggagtacggcaaacaccttatttctttggttcctcaatatacatttaccatattacaatgtaggctatgtgttacagcactacttttggtgtccccctcaggaattgctcttgagaaaatgtcatgtaattgtcccccccaaagttgatatcagattttcgcacCTGCCCTCAGTACACGTTATTCCACCAATTTGGCTTTCACTGACGTTTGATAATGGTAGCCAGGCTTTATTCACAATCATAAATAGTTCAACAGATCATAAACCCACCTTTTAAAATAGTCTTTGTCGTCAGTTGTTTAGCTGAGCGATTAATTGGCtgatgtgctacagaaacacttaTAATCAGACAATAGTGCTAGCTGCCTGCACACTTGAAATAATGGGTAACTACTCTCAAAAATCTAAATGTTAGATtattcccagacctcaaaagtggtccgCTGATGTGGGTTAAGCATTGTTATGGATTTAGAAGCTACAACTATGTAATCTttctgagaaaaaaaaatgtgactTGGAGAACGAAAACCTGAAAAGAAATTGGGGGAAAATTTGAAACCTGTGAATTTCTAACTCAGTCTATCGGTTTCAATAGTAGGCCTACtgcacagtacagcttggttggcctgactgtgaaataCCAATATGGGATTTATCATTTTAGATCGGGCCGTTTGGAAAAATTTGGGCAAAATTAGAGTATACCCGCTACACCACTGACGGAAAGCAACTTTTTACTCAAGCTGTTTTTTATTAAGGGTCGATAGTTCcatcttgtggttgaatggagcTACTACACCTATTGCAATCTCTTCAGTTGGGTTAGGTAGTGATAATACAATCAGGTATCCTGAACGATGCCCACATTTAGCACTAAGCAGCATGAAAACAGTACGGTAATATTCAGTTTTACATCATGGTAGTTTGTTGGTTGTCATCATGGTGTCTCAGAACGCTGACATTGAATCACAAATAAACACAAACATAATGACAGAGAAAAAGATTACACAAAGCTGCATGTGATATGTAAACCTATTTAAagacaaacctgactcatttgaAGGGTTTGGAAGTTTAGCTAAAATAATTAAAATGGGTTTGTTTTAATAAGAAAAATACAAGATGTTTATCAGTTTCTTCAGGTCTACAATGGGGTCTAGTTGAAGTTAGTTTCTGGACCAGACCAACACTAGAGAAATGACATACATTTTCACAAATCAAACATTCCCAATAGAGGAGTGGCTGTCAGTGTTGAAAATCAAACATTCCCAATAGAGGAGTGGCTGTCAGTGTTGTAATCAAACATTCCCAATAGAGGAGTGGCTGTCAGTGTTGTAATCAAACATTCCCAATAGAGGAGtgggtgtcagtgttgtaatcaAACATTCCTAATAGAGGAGTGGCTGTCAGTGTTGTAGTACTTGAGTCCAGTACTCAGACTTGACTCGTTATCAATTCACAATTTTCATGACTTGTGACTCGACTCGGACTCGATCAGTGGTGTCTTAAGTTGTCAGAAATCTTGCTCTTTTGGATAATTCAACAtattacaatacaacaacaaatgtTACATCTATTTAGCCGTAACCAATGTGcaacactagctaggtttccatccaattggcgacagattttcatgcaaatattctaaaatcagcATAAAgataatatgcacattttcccaccagttgTGTGTTtgcaccaaactgacttgttgcagatataAATTCAGTgcatgatgacgtagtgcacacaaaatgtcattttttgcttatgttttcatgtaccgaataaaaacctaaagttcaatgtgtttccatcataCTTTCAACTCAACTGATGGTTTTGTTATAAAAATTGttgtgttaaatagcaaatgtgtcaCTCTGAtcttggcacgtgcgctctaaccaacagctcacagatacagtgtgggtatagcctacatgatgacattattatggacaaaagagacaGATTATTTTTAGTTGTCACATGTCAGCCAATCATCGATGTAGATGATCATGTCCccagaaaaatatatttattggaaaagagcatcaagctcatcaccttgcactttctccaccctgtgaagttcctcatcatttatttaatctgtagcctaacaaactgcatgctttcccaacgagtcgtagtgggaggaccacacaacatgtcttTGCCTGACTCCACGTTTActtcaatatttatttatttatttaacctttatttaactaggcaagtcagttaagaacaaattcttattcacaatgacggcttaggaacagtgggttaactgtcttgttcaggggcagaacaacagatttttaccttgtcagctcggggattcgatctagcaacctttcggttactagtccaacgctctaaccactaggctacctgccgccccatatgaTGATTGCTGATAAGATGATATGATGATTACTGTGTCAATATTAGCACATAAAAGCATTTCCACCAACATTTCtcacataatacattttaccgacacaaaaagatcccaccttgtcaagcatattttgttttgtcgacatttgacAAGCTTACAGCCAAGTTTACTCGCATAAAATGttagatggaaacctggttagtgtcAATATTAATTAGATGTAGATGCCCAGCTTGGCAACACAATTATAAGGCCATGGTCTGGCACTGCACTGTGCTTTGCCTTCTGATGTTCCTTCAGGCTTTGTTTCCATTTAAAACaattcccacactgatcacagctgtacggtttctctccAGAGTGTTTTCTCTGGTGTTGCTTTAGATTTCCTTTCtcattgaagctcttcccacattggGAGCAGTGGAAAGACTTCTCCTCTTTGTGTACTCTCTGATGTTTCTTTAGGTCTATTACCCAACTGAAGCTTTTTCCACATtgggagcagtggaaaggcttctctcctgagtGTTTTCTCTGGTGTTGCTTTAGATTTCCTTTCTCattaaagctcttcccacattgggagcagtggaaaggcttctcccctgtgtgtattctctgatgtTTCTTTAGGTCAGCTTTCTtactgaagctcttcccacagtgGGAGCAGTGGTGTGACTTTATTCCTGTGTGGTGTGACTTTAATCCTGTGTGAGTTAGCTGATGTCTCTTCAGATATGATGACAAACTGAAACACTTCCCACACTCTGAGCAGTGGTAAGTCTTCTCTCCACTGTGTATTCTCTGATGACGCTTAAGGATTCCTTCCAatttaaaactcttcccacaatgatcacagctatatggtttctcttcTGTGTGCATTACCTGGTGCTTCTTCAGATATGATGACAGACTGAAACCCttcccacactgagagcagttAAAAGGCTTCTCACTAGTGTGAGTTAGCTGGTGTGGTTTTAAATGTGATAACTGATTGAAACTTTTCCCGCACTCAGAGCAATGGTAagtcttctctcctgtgtgtattctctggtgtttatTTCGATTTCCTATATCACTGAAGCTCTTCCAACAGTGAGAACAGtgaaaaggcttctctcctgtgtgtattctctggtgagcCTTTAAGGCGTCTACACGACAGAACCTCTTCCCACACTGAAAGCAGTGGTACGACTTCTTTCCCGTGTGATTAAGCTGGTGTGTCTTCAAGCTGCTTGGCGTCTGAAAACTCTTCTCACAATGAGCACACGGgtaggttttctttattttgagagTTTGTTGGTGTGATTTGATGTGAATTGGACAAATAAAACTGCCTCTGCAATCTGAACAGGGGTGGGGTCTACAAGTGTGTCTTCTCAACTCCTGTGGCTCATAGAAACTGGTCAAGCAGTCCATGCAGTGGTGATGTTTCTGTCTTGAgttcctctgtctgtgttgttTATGGTTTCCTGATGCTGTGGAACTGGGATCGCTGTCTGAGCCTGGATGGGAGGTCTCTCCTGTGAGAATATGTTAGAATCAGTAAGGGAACATTGAAAGGGGCTTTAAAATACTTTTGATACAAGCAGAAGCACTACAATAGTTTGGGAATCCCCTGTGGCCACCAAGGCACCAACCTCTCTCCGTACTCCACACCTGAACTTACCTGGGTCAGTGATACTATctacttcttcctcctcttcctctagatCTGGAGCAGACACATTCCTGTTCTCATCTTCTTCTTTGACttcgctctcctcctcctcttcttttttAACTGCTCGCTCCGCCTGCTCTTCTTTGACtgttctctcctcctgctcttctttgactgctctctccccctgctcttcTTCTTTGACTGTtcgctcctcctcctcttcagtgACTGCTCGCTCTTCCTCCACTTCTTCTTTGACTGcttgctgctcctcctcctcctcttcttcgacTGTTCTCTCATGCTCTTCTTTGACTGCCATCTCTACTTCCTCTTTGACtgttctctcctcctgctcttcttTGACTGCCATCTCTACTTCCTCTTTGActgttctctgatccacctcttttACTTGTATCTCCTCCTTGATTCCTCtttcctcccattcctctttgaCAATCACATTGAgttccagtgtttgactgcagtcttccagcttcactgagaCCATCTCTGGACCCTGCTGTGCGCTGCTCTGGGCTGGAACACCACAGCCAGAACCTGGGGACTCTGTGGACTTGGGTACAGACATTGAAGGCTAGAGATGGATCCAAAAGAGGAAGCACATGTGAAAGGTGAGTTTCACAAAATACTGGAACAGCTTAGCTAATAAAGGGATAGACCATGCTAAATATTCCATGCACTAGGAATGCCTGCTAATAAAATGTAACTAGCTAGCTCACGTTGCTATGGCGATGGTAATGACAGCTAACGTCAGCAATGTGGAGCTACTATTGGTTTAGCTTTagcttactgaccagccctttTGGTCATGATTCAGTTCCAGTACATTACACAGAAGAGTCAATGGACGAAGGTATCTTCTGTAAGAGAGAGATTAAGAGCTCCAATgctcggtctgaacattaacacaCATCGCTTGTGGTATGGTTTTGGAGTATACAGACCTTATATTTCATATCGGggagaaataataataattacaattttgatttgtatttatttcgaTTTTTCAGGGAGTGATGCAACactctcagcacccctacttcccatgGCTATGCCTGTATAAGGTCATTGGACttttggctagggggcagtattttcacggctggataaaaaacatccccgatttaatctggttactaatcctacccagtaactagaatatgcatatacttattatatatggatagaaaacaccctaaagtttctaaaactgtttgaatggtgtctgtgagtataacagaactcaaatggcaggtcaaaacctgagagattcctttacaggaagtggcctgtctgaccatttctggaacttctttgccatctctatcttttactaaggatctctgctctaacgtgacacttcctacgtcgtccataggcgctcagagcccgggaaaaacctgaatgtcgtcatcccagccccaggctgaaacacattatcgcctttctcaagtggccgatcaagggactgtgggcttaggcgcgtgacctggccgccccccgtctttgtgattttttttcctctgtttgccgaaaaggagattcccggttggaatattatcgcttttctacaagaaaaatggcataaaaattgattttaaacagcggttgacatgcttcgaagtacggtaatggaatattaaaattttttgtcacgaattgcgccatgcgcgcgacccttctttaccatttcggatagtgtctggaacgcacgaacaaaacgccgctattcggatataacgatggattattttggaccaaaccaacatttgttattgaagtagcagtcctgggagtgcattctgacgaagacaacaaaggtaatgaaacttttgtaatagtaaatcggagtttgatcagggctaaacttggtcggtgtctaaatggctagcggtgatggctgggctatctactgagaatatttcaaaatgtgctttcgccgaaaagctattttaaaatcggacatatcgagtgcatagaggagttctgtatctataattcttaaaataattgttatgttttttgtgaacgtttatcatgagtaatttagtaaattcaccggatgtttgcggggggtatgctagttctgaacgtcacatgccaatgtaaaaagctggtttttgatataaatatgaacttgattgaacaaaacatgcatgcattgtataacataatgtcctagggttgtcatctgatgaagatcatcaaaggttagtgctgcatttagctgtggttttgttttttgtgacattatatgctagcttgaaaaatgggtgtctgattatttctggcttggtactctgctgacataatctaatgttttgctttcgctgtaaagcctttttgaaatcggacagtgtggttagataaaggagagtcttgtctttaaaatgctgtgaaatagtaatatgtttgaaaaattgaagtttttgtatttttgaggaatttgtaattcgcgccacgcctatcattggatattggagcaggtgttccgctagcggaacgtctagatgtaagaggttttaaggagtACTGTGGTCAAGTGAGCTGACACTTGCAAAACACAGTAAAGCCATCGCACTTCAGTGTCCTCCT includes the following:
- the LOC106564167 gene encoding oocyte zinc finger protein XlCOF6 is translated as MSVPKSTESPGSGCGVPAQSSAQQGPEMVSVKLEDCSQTLELNVIVKEEWEERGIKEEIQVKEVDQRTVKEEVEMAVKEEQEERTVKEEVEMAVKEEHERTVEEEEEEEQQAVKEEVEEERAVTEEEEERTVKEEEQGERAVKEEQEERTVKEEQAERAVKKEEEEESEVKEEDENRNVSAPDLEEEEEEVDSITDPGETSHPGSDSDPSSTASGNHKQHRQRNSRQKHHHCMDCLTSFYEPQELRRHTCRPHPCSDCRGSFICPIHIKSHQQTLKIKKTYPCAHCEKSFQTPSSLKTHQLNHTGKKSYHCFQCGKRFCRVDALKAHQRIHTGEKPFHCSHCWKSFSDIGNRNKHQRIHTGEKTYHCSECGKSFNQLSHLKPHQLTHTSEKPFNCSQCGKGFSLSSYLKKHQVMHTEEKPYSCDHCGKSFKLEGILKRHQRIHSGEKTYHCSECGKCFSLSSYLKRHQLTHTGLKSHHTGIKSHHCSHCGKSFSKKADLKKHQRIHTGEKPFHCSQCGKSFNEKGNLKQHQRKHSGEKPFHCSQCGKSFSWVIDLKKHQRVHKEEKSFHCSQCGKSFNEKGNLKQHQRKHSGEKPYSCDQCGNCFKWKQSLKEHQKAKHSAVPDHGLIIVLPSWASTSN